A stretch of DNA from Rheinheimera sp. MMS21-TC3:
CCCTGCAGCCTCTAAGTGTAATACATGAGGGGCTAGCATTAAGATGCCTTTACCTTCAGCAATGGCTGCTGCAACATGCTCATAACCGTGAATATGGGCTAATTTACGTAAACGCCAACTAGGCCACCACCAGCCAATAACGGTATCAAATAAAGCTCGCCCTGTTTCAACCGCATTTTTCTGCACCAGTTGTTGCTGTTCATTCGCGGGCATATCAGGAAAACAGAGTTGAATATTGCGTAAGGCTACTTTGCGGCGCGACTTAAGCAACTTAAACAGTAATTTACCAAAGCCAGCACCTAACCACATTAAAACAGAATAGGGCAGCCAGCTGATTAACCATAATAATCCAGCGCCGAGCCAGAGTAACCAATACTTAGGCCGTAAAAAGTACCAGCTAAATTGAGGGGCGTTAACCACAGCATAACCTCAGTAATTAATAATGGGATAATGTACTAAAACATGAGTATAAGCGACTAAAGGGCTACCAGCTTCAGATTGAAGCTGGTATTTATAGCAGATTATTGATTGGTTAGCGCTTGATTAATAGCTAATAAATCTTGCTCAGATAAACTTCCTGCAGCCTGCTTTAATTGCAGCATAGTAACAATGTAGTTATAACGAGCACCGGATAAATTACGGCGAGCTTCAAATAGATTACGGGTGCTTAGTAGCACGTCAACAATAGTACGAGTACCGACTTCAAAGCCAGCTTCAGTGGCATTAAGTGCACTTTCAGCAGAGACAACGGCTTGCTCTAAGGCTTTAATCGACGATATTTGCGCATTTACACCGTTAAATGAGTTACGTACTTGGCGGATAACTGCACGATGATTTAACTCTAAAGTTTGGCTAACTTCAACGTAGTTTGATTGGGCTACGGCAACGCCAGCTTGCACACCACCACCGCTATAAATAGGTACGTCTAGGTTAATACCAATAGAGCTATCATCATTTCTATCAAAACCAGAGGTTTTGTTGACACCAAGCCTAGCGGTTAAGTTTAACGTTGGGTAATGGCCGGCTTTAGCTAAATCGATATCTTGATTAGCAATGTCTAGTAAGACTCTTTGGCTTTTTAGCACTAAGTTGTCTTGTTGGGCTAAGTTAACCCAATCTTGCACTTTTTCAGGGCTTGGCAGACCAGGTGCAAATTTGTCGGTATTAAGTTCAGCTAAATCTTGGTGGTATTGGCCAGTTATTTCACGCAGAAACTCGCGCATGTTTTCTAGTTTATTAACGGCGCCAATTTCACGAGCTACGGCACTGTCAAACTGAGCTTGCGCTTCATGAACGTCGGTAATAGCGGTTAAACCGACGGCAAAGCGTTGTTTAGTTTGCTCTAATTGGCGTTCTATAGAACGTTTTTCTGCTTGAGCAAAGCCTAAGTCGTCAGAGGCACCTAATACATTAAAATAGGCTTCAGTCACCCTAACAATTAAATTTTGTACTTCACTGTCATAAGCGGTTTGCACTTGAAGTGCTACTTTTTCGGCGCGATCAAGCTTGCCCCAATTAGACCAACTAAATAAACTTTGATTCAAAGTCACGTTAGCCGACAAAGTGTTAGGGCCATCAAAGTCAAAGCTGTCTTGGCTGCTGCGATTAAAACCAGCGCGACCAGTAACACTTGGTAATAAAGCTGCACGTGATACATCAATGCTAGCTACAGCACGGTCACGCGATGCAGCAGAACGCAATACCGTTGGATCTTTTTGCGTTGCTAACTGATAAATATCTTGTAAGTCATTAGCAGCGAATGTTTGCCAGCTAAGTAAGCCTATCGTTGAGGCTAATAAAGTGCTTAATAACGTTTTTTTCATTTTACCAATTCCTAGCCAGATAAATGGAGACTGCACAAATGATACTCTGATACGGTAAACTAAGTAATCATTAAAAAGTAAAGTTACGCTCAATAGTGTAACAGAATGTGAGTATAACTATGTCAAATTCTAATGCTGCACAGTATCCCTCATTTAACAGCAAAGATCTCGAAATACTCGATAAAACTACGGTTTTTCAAGGCTTTTTTCGTATTGAACTCTATACTTTACGCCACAGGTTATTTGCTGGTGGCTGGAGTGAGCCTATGCAGCGAGAAATATTTGAACGCGGCCATGCAGCAGCAGTCTTGCCATATAATCCTGTAACCGATGAGGTGGTTTTAATAGAGCAAATCCGAATCGGCGCTGCTGCGTCAAGTGCTAGCCCTTGGCTATTAGAAATTATCGCCGGTATGATTGATACAAATGAAACGGCCATGCAAGTTGCTATTCGTGAAGCGGAAGAGGAAGCCGGCATTGTCCTAACTGAACTATTGCCAATGTTAAATTACTTGTCTAGCCCAGGTGGAACGACTGAGCGGATCCAGCTTTATGTTGGCAAGTTAACTCAAGCCGTAACAAGCGGTGTTTTTGGTTTGGCCCAAGAGCATGAAGATATTAAAGTTCATGTTATGCCGCGGACTAAGGCGTTACAATTACTTGCAGAGCAAAAAATAGACAATGCGGCAACGGTAATTGCGTTACAATGGTTGGCGCTAAATCTAGATAAGGTTAAACAAGCTTGGGTTAATAATTAATGGATTATGTTTTTCCAGCACAACGGCAGTATAGACTTGCGCAAATTACGGATTGTCATTTACTGCCTACGGTTGATCAATATTATCAGCAGATCCAACCGGCGAAATATTTACAAGCTATAGTGGCGCAGTTATGTCTTGAATTACCGGATGCGGTAATTTTAACCGGTGATTTAGTGCAAAATGCCAGTGCAGCTTCTTATCAGTTGTTAGCGGAAATTTGTCAGCCCTTAGCTTGCCCGGTTTTTTACTTGCCTGGCAACCATGATGATTTACAGCAGCTAGAGTTATTAAATAAAATTGCACCGTTTCAAGCGGCTAAAAGTTTACGTTTAGCAAGTTGGCAGCTGCTGTTGCTTAATACTAAAGGCGAAACGCCTAGCGGTGTTTTTGGCGTTGAGCAACAACATTGGCTGCAACAGCAGTTAAAGCAAAGTGACGCTACAGCAGTTTGGTTATTTTGCCATCATCATCCGCGGCCTATAGGTAGTTCTATTGATAATCATGGCCAACTTGATGCCGCTATATTATGGCAGCACATTTTTGCTGAGCCAAGGATCCAAGGCATTGGCCATGGCCATAGTCATTATGCTTATAGTGGCCAGTTTGGTAAGGTAAATATAGTGGGCTGTCCAGCAAGCTCAGTGCAGTTTTTACCAACGCCAGAGTGGCAGACAATTGATCAAGGGCCGCAGTGGTGTGATTGGCTATTTAATGCTGACCAAACAGTGCAATGGCAGTTTAGAGTAATTGATTGGGATCTGAATGACTAAAACAGTAGTATATTTACATGGCTTTGCCAGTTCATCACTATCAGAAAAAGCTCAGCTAACCCAGACTTACTTTAGACATCATTACCCACAGTTAGACTTTACTGCGTTAGATGTACCTTACGAACCTGTTGCAGCCTTGGCGACAATAAAGCAACATTTAGAGCAAAGAGATATTACTACTGACAATGCAAAGGCGAAGCAGCTGGTATTAATAGGTAGTTCTTTAGGTGGGTTTTTAGCAACCTGTATTGCCGAGCAGTACGGCTGTCGCGCTTGCCTAATTAACCCAGCTGTTGCACCGCACTTAGTATTATCTGCACATCTAGGTGAGTATTTTCATCCGGTTTTACAACAAACTTATCAGGTAACGCTTGATCATATGGCAAGCCTTAAACAGCTGATGCCCAAGACTTTGCGCCAACCAGAGAATTATTTAGTGTTATTGCAAACAGGTGATGAAGTGTTAGATTACCGTTTAGCAGTAGATTATTATCAAGGCGCCACCCTGATAATTGAGCAAGGTGGTAATCATAGCTTTGTTGATTATCAGCAACAATTAAGCACTATTACTGAATTTTGCCAACTTAACTAGCGTTTTGGTAACCTACTTAATATCGTACTGAAATTAAGTATAAATACGCTGACGTTTTCCGCTAAAGACTGAGACTATGACGACACAAATATATAATGCCGATTCAATTGAAGTTTTAACAGGTTTAGAACCGGTACAACGCCGTCCAGGTATGTATACCGACACTACTAGGCCTAATCACTTAGCCCAAGAGGTGATCGACAATAGTGTAGACGAAGCTTTAGCCGGTCATGCCGATAAAGTGCAGGTAATATTGCATAACGATCAGTCATTAGAGGTGATAGATAATGGCCGTGGTATGCCGGTTGATATCCACCCAGAAGAAGGCGTAAGTGGTGTAGAGCTAATTTTTTGTCGCCTTCATGCTGGTGGTAAGTTTTCTAATAAAAACTATCAATTTTCAGGTGGCTTACACGGGGTAGGTATTTCAGTGGTGAATGCCTTATCCAGCAGAGTTGATGTGACAGTTCGTCGTGATAGTAATATATATGAAATGGCGTTTGAGCATGGCGAAAAAGTGAGTGAGCTCACCATTACCGGTACTGTAGGTAAACGTAATACCGGCACCCGAGTGCGTTTTTGGCCAACGGCCACCTATTTTGATTCAGCCAAGTTTTCCGTTAGTCGCTTATTGCAT
This window harbors:
- the tolC gene encoding outer membrane channel protein TolC; translation: MKKTLLSTLLASTIGLLSWQTFAANDLQDIYQLATQKDPTVLRSAASRDRAVASIDVSRAALLPSVTGRAGFNRSSQDSFDFDGPNTLSANVTLNQSLFSWSNWGKLDRAEKVALQVQTAYDSEVQNLIVRVTEAYFNVLGASDDLGFAQAEKRSIERQLEQTKQRFAVGLTAITDVHEAQAQFDSAVAREIGAVNKLENMREFLREITGQYHQDLAELNTDKFAPGLPSPEKVQDWVNLAQQDNLVLKSQRVLLDIANQDIDLAKAGHYPTLNLTARLGVNKTSGFDRNDDSSIGINLDVPIYSGGGVQAGVAVAQSNYVEVSQTLELNHRAVIRQVRNSFNGVNAQISSIKALEQAVVSAESALNATEAGFEVGTRTIVDVLLSTRNLFEARRNLSGARYNYIVTMLQLKQAAGSLSEQDLLAINQALTNQ
- the nudF gene encoding ADP-ribose diphosphatase, which encodes MSNSNAAQYPSFNSKDLEILDKTTVFQGFFRIELYTLRHRLFAGGWSEPMQREIFERGHAAAVLPYNPVTDEVVLIEQIRIGAAASSASPWLLEIIAGMIDTNETAMQVAIREAEEEAGIVLTELLPMLNYLSSPGGTTERIQLYVGKLTQAVTSGVFGLAQEHEDIKVHVMPRTKALQLLAEQKIDNAATVIALQWLALNLDKVKQAWVNN
- a CDS encoding metallophosphoesterase family protein, which encodes MDYVFPAQRQYRLAQITDCHLLPTVDQYYQQIQPAKYLQAIVAQLCLELPDAVILTGDLVQNASAASYQLLAEICQPLACPVFYLPGNHDDLQQLELLNKIAPFQAAKSLRLASWQLLLLNTKGETPSGVFGVEQQHWLQQQLKQSDATAVWLFCHHHPRPIGSSIDNHGQLDAAILWQHIFAEPRIQGIGHGHSHYAYSGQFGKVNIVGCPASSVQFLPTPEWQTIDQGPQWCDWLFNADQTVQWQFRVIDWDLND
- a CDS encoding YqiA/YcfP family alpha/beta fold hydrolase, whose amino-acid sequence is MTKTVVYLHGFASSSLSEKAQLTQTYFRHHYPQLDFTALDVPYEPVAALATIKQHLEQRDITTDNAKAKQLVLIGSSLGGFLATCIAEQYGCRACLINPAVAPHLVLSAHLGEYFHPVLQQTYQVTLDHMASLKQLMPKTLRQPENYLVLLQTGDEVLDYRLAVDYYQGATLIIEQGGNHSFVDYQQQLSTITEFCQLN